In one Bacteroides intestinalis DSM 17393 genomic region, the following are encoded:
- a CDS encoding 3'-5' exonuclease: MENFAAIDFETANEQRTSVCSVGVVIVRDGEIVDNYYSLIRPEPEYYSYWNTRVHGLTLADTAEAPVFPVVWQEIAPLIEGLPLVAHNKGFDESCLKAVFKTYCLDYPDYEFHCTLSTARRRIKGLPSYQLHTVAAYVGYELEQHHHALADAEACAWIAREIIE; the protein is encoded by the coding sequence ATGGAGAACTTTGCTGCCATAGATTTTGAAACTGCCAATGAACAACGCACCAGTGTGTGCAGTGTTGGAGTAGTGATTGTACGGGATGGGGAGATTGTAGATAATTACTATAGTCTTATTCGTCCTGAGCCGGAGTATTACTCCTATTGGAATACCCGGGTGCATGGGCTGACATTGGCAGATACAGCGGAAGCGCCGGTATTTCCGGTGGTATGGCAGGAGATTGCACCGCTTATAGAGGGGCTTCCGCTTGTGGCGCATAACAAAGGTTTTGATGAAAGCTGTTTGAAAGCGGTTTTCAAGACTTACTGTTTAGATTACCCCGATTATGAATTTCATTGTACCTTGAGTACGGCACGAAGGCGAATCAAAGGTTTGCCCAGTTATCAGTTGCATACGGTAGCGGCCTATGTTGGGTACGAGTTGGAACAGCATCACCATGCATTGGCTGATGCTGAGGCTTGTGCTTGGATTGCCCGGGAAATAATAGAATAA
- a CDS encoding adenosine kinase, protein MDKIIGMGNALVDVLATLNDDQILNEMELPKGSMTLIDETKLLIINECFSEMETELATGGSAGNAIRGMACLGAGTGFIGKVGNDAYGKFYRQSLLERGTEANLLVSSELPSGVASTFISPDGERTFGTYLGAAATLKAEDLSREMFKGYTYLFIEGYLVQDHDMILRAIELAKEAGLQICLDMASYNIVEQDHDFFSLLINKYVDIVFANEEEAKAFTGKEPEEALDVIAKMCSIAIVKLGARGSLIRKGTEEVHVHAVTVDRVIDTTGAGDYFAAGFLYGLTCGYSLEKCGKIGSILSGSIIRVIGAEMPAEWWEDIKTRISEL, encoded by the coding sequence ATGGACAAAATAATTGGAATGGGCAACGCCCTTGTTGATGTTCTTGCTACTCTCAACGACGACCAAATTCTAAACGAAATGGAACTTCCCAAGGGGAGCATGACTCTGATTGATGAAACGAAACTGCTGATAATCAATGAGTGTTTCAGTGAAATGGAAACAGAACTGGCCACCGGGGGCTCTGCAGGAAATGCAATTCGTGGTATGGCATGCCTCGGAGCAGGAACAGGATTCATTGGTAAGGTTGGTAATGATGCTTATGGAAAGTTTTATCGGCAAAGTTTGTTGGAACGGGGAACGGAAGCAAATTTATTAGTTTCTTCTGAGTTACCTTCGGGGGTGGCTTCCACTTTTATATCACCTGACGGGGAACGTACTTTTGGTACTTATTTGGGGGCCGCCGCTACATTAAAGGCTGAAGACCTTTCACGGGAGATGTTTAAGGGCTATACTTATTTGTTCATTGAAGGTTATCTGGTGCAGGATCATGATATGATACTTCGTGCCATTGAACTGGCAAAAGAAGCCGGATTGCAAATCTGCCTGGATATGGCAAGCTATAATATTGTGGAGCAAGACCATGATTTCTTCTCTTTATTGATAAACAAGTATGTGGATATTGTGTTTGCCAATGAGGAGGAAGCAAAAGCATTTACGGGTAAAGAACCGGAAGAAGCATTGGATGTGATTGCTAAAATGTGCAGCATCGCCATTGTGAAGTTGGGTGCCAGAGGATCACTCATTCGTAAAGGGACAGAGGAAGTGCATGTGCATGCTGTCACTGTGGACAGGGTAATAGATACGACCGGTGCAGGTGATTATTTCGCTGCTGGTTTCTTATATGGACTGACTTGCGGATATTCTCTGGAGAAATGTGGTAAGATAGGTTCCATCCTTTCAGGAAGCATCATCCGGGTGATCGGTGCAGAAATGCCTGCCGAGTGGTGGGAAGATATCAAAACGAGAATCAGTGAACTATAA
- a CDS encoding ComF family protein, which translates to MKNTVKIWLGPLFHLFFPRCCVVCGAPLVEGEEAICTHCNINMPRTNYHKVKDNLVERIFWGKIPLERATSYFFYRKGSDFRKILHQFKYGGRKELGAIMGRFMAAELATTDFFEGIDVIIPVPLHPRKRKARGYNQSEWIARGVSQVVGLPVDVSSVIREKHTDTQTRKSTYERWENVDGIFRLRHPENFVGKHVLIIDDVLTTGSTTTACADVFHEVEGVRISVLTLAVAEG; encoded by the coding sequence ATGAAAAATACTGTGAAAATCTGGTTAGGCCCTCTGTTTCATCTCTTTTTCCCACGTTGTTGTGTGGTTTGTGGAGCTCCGCTTGTAGAAGGTGAAGAGGCTATTTGCACGCATTGCAACATTAACATGCCCCGTACCAATTACCATAAGGTAAAAGATAACCTTGTGGAGCGTATATTCTGGGGAAAGATTCCTTTGGAACGTGCCACTTCTTATTTCTTCTATCGCAAAGGGAGTGACTTTCGCAAGATACTGCATCAGTTCAAGTATGGAGGACGAAAAGAACTGGGTGCAATAATGGGGCGTTTTATGGCTGCAGAGTTGGCTACAACAGATTTCTTTGAAGGTATAGATGTCATTATTCCTGTACCTCTGCATCCCCGTAAGCGGAAGGCGCGCGGGTACAATCAAAGTGAATGGATTGCCCGTGGAGTGTCTCAGGTAGTAGGATTGCCTGTGGACGTATCTTCGGTGATACGTGAGAAGCATACGGATACGCAAACCCGTAAATCGACTTATGAACGTTGGGAGAATGTGGATGGCATCTTTCGGCTTCGCCATCCGGAGAATTTTGTGGGAAAGCATGTACTGATCATTGATGATGTGTTGACTACCGGCTCTACCACTACGGCTTGTGCCGATGTTTTTCATGAAGTAGAAGGAGTACGCATTAGTGTGCTGACATTGGCGGTAGCCGAAGGATAG
- a CDS encoding S41 family peptidase: MKKILKVRWIATLLLVVGAVVFFSFKSGDSRSFQIAKNLDIFNSIVKELDMFYVDTLDPNKTIREGIDAMLYSLDPYTEFYPEEDRSELEQMLKASYGGIGSIIRYEPKLKRTVIVEPYENMPAAEVGLKAGDILLEIDGKDLTGNTDVSKMLRGQVGTSFQLKVERPGEAKPLDFTIVRKNIQLPLIPYYSKLDNNIGYINLSTFSGNPSKEFKKAFLDLKKQGITSLVIDLRNNGGGLLEEAVEIANYFLPRGKTIVTTKGKIKQASNTYKTLREPLDTDIPIAVLVNSGTASASEILAGALQDYDRAVIVGNRTFGKGLVQVPRTLPYGGTMKVTTSKYYIPSGRCVQAIDYKHRNPDGSVGRIPDSLTTVFHTAIGREVRDGGGVTPDVVVEQEKLPNILFYLVNDNLIFNYATQYCLKHPTIASPENFEVTDADYAEFKEMVKKADFKYDQQSEKILKNLKEMAEFEGYMKDASEEFKALEQKLSHNLDRDLDYFAKDIKNMIAQDIIKRYYFQRGGIIQQLKDDNDLNEAAKVLGNSEEYKKMLSVPETTVIKEKGKETSLVNFNSYRKNSLMIFDYVV, from the coding sequence ATGAAGAAAATACTGAAAGTACGCTGGATAGCTACCTTACTGTTAGTAGTAGGTGCAGTTGTCTTTTTTAGTTTCAAGAGTGGCGATAGCCGCAGTTTCCAGATTGCAAAGAACCTGGATATATTCAACTCCATTGTGAAGGAACTGGATATGTTCTATGTAGATACGTTGGACCCGAATAAGACGATACGTGAGGGCATCGATGCGATGCTGTATTCGCTGGACCCCTATACGGAGTTTTATCCGGAGGAGGATCGTAGTGAACTGGAACAAATGCTTAAGGCTTCTTATGGAGGTATAGGTTCTATCATCCGATATGAGCCGAAACTGAAGCGTACGGTAATTGTAGAACCTTACGAAAATATGCCTGCTGCGGAAGTAGGATTGAAAGCTGGCGATATCTTGCTTGAAATAGATGGAAAGGATTTGACCGGAAATACGGATGTGAGCAAAATGCTTCGTGGGCAGGTGGGGACCAGTTTCCAACTGAAGGTTGAGCGTCCCGGTGAGGCAAAGCCATTAGATTTTACAATTGTCCGTAAGAACATCCAGTTGCCGCTTATTCCTTATTACAGCAAACTGGATAACAATATCGGTTATATCAACCTGAGTACTTTTTCCGGAAATCCGTCCAAAGAGTTTAAGAAGGCTTTCCTTGATTTAAAGAAACAAGGTATCACTTCATTGGTGATCGATTTACGTAATAATGGCGGTGGTTTGTTGGAAGAAGCTGTAGAGATAGCCAATTACTTTTTGCCCCGTGGCAAGACGATTGTAACCACGAAAGGTAAGATAAAACAAGCCAGCAATACGTATAAGACATTGCGCGAACCGTTGGATACGGATATTCCTATTGCTGTATTGGTAAATAGCGGTACGGCTTCTGCTTCGGAAATTCTGGCGGGTGCCTTGCAGGATTATGACCGTGCAGTGATTGTAGGCAATCGCACGTTTGGAAAAGGTTTGGTGCAGGTTCCGCGTACTTTGCCTTATGGTGGTACGATGAAGGTGACTACTTCCAAGTATTATATTCCCAGTGGTCGTTGTGTACAGGCGATAGATTACAAGCATCGTAATCCGGATGGTAGTGTAGGACGTATTCCTGATAGTTTGACTACTGTATTCCATACGGCTATCGGACGTGAAGTGCGTGATGGCGGTGGTGTGACACCGGACGTTGTAGTGGAACAGGAAAAGTTACCCAATATTTTGTTCTATCTGGTGAATGATAATCTGATCTTTAATTATGCTACGCAATACTGCTTGAAGCATCCCACAATCGCTTCTCCCGAGAATTTCGAAGTGACGGATGCTGATTATGCAGAGTTTAAGGAAATGGTGAAGAAGGCGGACTTTAAATATGACCAGCAGAGCGAGAAGATTCTGAAGAACTTGAAAGAGATGGCCGAATTTGAAGGCTATATGAAAGATGCTTCCGAAGAATTTAAGGCACTTGAACAAAAACTTAGTCATAATCTGGACCGTGACCTGGATTACTTTGCAAAAGATATCAAGAACATGATAGCACAAGATATCATCAAACGATATTATTTCCAGCGTGGTGGCATCATCCAGCAACTGAAGGATGATAATGACCTGAATGAAGCAGCGAAGGTACTGGGTAACTCGGAGGAGTATAAGAAAATGCTGAGCGTGCCGGAGACTACGGTCATAAAAGAGAAGGGCAAAGAAACAAGCTTGGTGAATTTTAATTCATACCGAAAAAACAGTCTGATGATTTTTGACTATGTAGTTTAG
- a CDS encoding triple tyrosine motif-containing protein has product MRISLLLFCIFSLFSSLSRGSSIPFSPIVRSYSVSDYNAGIQNWSITQDDRGVMYIGNNKGLLEFDGNSWELHELPSRNIVRSVYIGKDGKIFVGSFEEFGYFERNSLDSLVYHSLKDEVKDFQFHNDEIWTITSAHGEIVFQSFGSLFFYDGHTVKGIRTKTLPLNLFQVGDTVYSQQINGGLFILAKNGLENLIERKSLGNSDVVAGLPYNDGVLFLTQKSGGFVYQSGKILKWHTECDAELEKYSVNRAVMTKDSCYIIGTLSNGIYAIDKKGRLLWKENTDSRLQNNTILGLYCDADNNVWAALDEGIAYIQNNSLVYYYEPPYRKIGMVYDVLVKEDEAYIASNQGLYRIRNRVPELVPGLEEQAWFVGEWGKQILCGHNKGTFQISGSQASLISDVRGAMCMKEVNLEGRSFLLQGTYTFLNLYNEEPSGIWRFLRSLGGFTHMVREIEMDPQGNIWVKHLRKGLFRFRINPDLKRVEDVRTYMELGDVKDGDFSLFKINGRVVFSNGETFYTYEDMNDSIIPYESMNEQLADLKGIHSVSHAKGNLYWFVSSKMAYLVKCEMNVFRIEHSIPFSLFDGLSIEERAAMVYDKESGSSYLCLNNAVARIDSDSSLLYKSSIRRSLWISAITTESEWTGKVKRLSVQKENKIDADLNTVCFSLCYPVYNDYTYKVRYKLEGLSDQWVEGDRSLQKKYTRLPFGAYAFKAEIYNENEVLASVTLPFEVLRPWYLSYWAITGYVLIGVLLLLLLQYVVYQSVKKKKDRVIEQQRIAHQAEIEIQEKKIIELEKEQLEADLRFKSKELSGVVMTNIAHQEFLNSLKEEIQQQKLSGQYTRKNLDKLLVLINQSIVSDEENWNMFQANFDRIHENFFRNLKQQYPDLTAGDLRFCALLRLNMPTKEIAKLLNISVRGVDAARYRLRKKFNLSQEDSLTDFMINFK; this is encoded by the coding sequence ATGAGAATATCTCTGTTGTTATTTTGCATATTTTCTCTTTTTAGTAGCTTATCACGTGGTTCCTCTATTCCTTTCTCTCCCATCGTGAGGAGCTATTCCGTATCAGATTATAATGCAGGTATTCAGAACTGGTCTATCACCCAGGATGATAGGGGAGTTATGTATATTGGCAATAACAAAGGTTTGCTGGAGTTTGATGGAAATAGCTGGGAGCTTCATGAATTACCTTCCAGGAATATAGTACGCTCTGTATATATCGGTAAAGACGGCAAGATATTTGTGGGTTCTTTTGAGGAGTTCGGATATTTCGAACGTAATTCATTGGATAGCCTTGTGTACCACTCTTTAAAAGATGAAGTGAAAGATTTCCAGTTTCATAATGATGAAATTTGGACGATTACGTCGGCACATGGGGAGATCGTATTTCAGTCTTTCGGTTCTCTGTTCTTTTATGACGGGCATACCGTGAAGGGGATTCGTACAAAAACTCTTCCTTTGAATTTATTTCAGGTAGGTGATACGGTTTATTCTCAACAGATAAACGGAGGGCTTTTTATTCTTGCAAAGAATGGGCTGGAAAATCTGATTGAACGAAAATCATTGGGCAACAGTGATGTGGTGGCAGGACTTCCGTATAATGATGGCGTTTTATTCCTGACACAAAAGAGTGGTGGTTTTGTTTATCAAAGTGGAAAGATACTGAAGTGGCATACAGAATGTGATGCCGAGCTTGAAAAGTACTCTGTGAACCGGGCTGTAATGACAAAAGACAGTTGCTATATTATCGGTACGCTTTCTAATGGGATTTATGCAATAGATAAAAAAGGACGTTTACTTTGGAAAGAGAATACGGACAGCCGCTTACAAAATAATACCATATTAGGGCTGTACTGTGATGCCGATAACAATGTTTGGGCAGCTTTGGATGAAGGTATAGCCTATATACAAAATAACTCCCTGGTATATTATTATGAGCCCCCTTACCGGAAAATAGGAATGGTCTATGATGTGCTGGTGAAAGAGGATGAGGCTTATATCGCTTCCAATCAAGGACTTTACAGGATTAGGAACAGAGTCCCCGAACTTGTGCCGGGACTGGAAGAGCAGGCATGGTTCGTTGGTGAATGGGGAAAACAGATTTTATGCGGACATAATAAAGGAACTTTTCAGATATCGGGTTCGCAGGCATCGCTGATTTCGGATGTGAGAGGAGCGATGTGCATGAAAGAAGTCAATCTGGAAGGACGTTCGTTCTTATTGCAAGGTACCTATACGTTTCTGAATTTATACAATGAGGAGCCTTCGGGTATCTGGAGGTTTCTGCGGTCGTTAGGCGGGTTTACCCACATGGTGCGGGAGATCGAGATGGATCCGCAGGGGAATATCTGGGTGAAGCATTTACGGAAAGGATTATTCCGTTTTCGGATTAATCCGGATCTGAAACGGGTAGAAGATGTCAGAACCTATATGGAACTGGGTGATGTGAAAGATGGGGACTTCTCTTTGTTTAAGATCAACGGACGGGTTGTTTTTTCAAATGGGGAAACGTTTTACACTTACGAAGATATGAATGATTCTATTATTCCTTATGAATCGATGAATGAACAATTGGCGGATTTGAAAGGAATACATAGTGTGAGTCATGCAAAAGGCAATCTATACTGGTTTGTCAGCAGTAAGATGGCATATTTAGTGAAATGTGAGATGAATGTTTTCCGGATTGAACATAGTATTCCGTTTTCTTTGTTTGATGGTTTGTCGATAGAGGAGAGAGCGGCGATGGTTTATGACAAGGAGAGTGGCAGTTCTTATCTCTGCTTGAATAATGCTGTTGCCCGGATTGATTCAGATAGTTCTCTTTTGTACAAGTCCTCTATTAGGCGCTCTTTGTGGATCTCAGCTATAACGACTGAGTCGGAGTGGACGGGAAAAGTAAAACGATTGTCGGTGCAAAAAGAGAACAAGATTGATGCAGATTTGAATACCGTATGCTTCTCTTTATGCTATCCGGTTTATAATGACTATACTTACAAGGTAAGGTATAAATTGGAAGGACTATCTGATCAGTGGGTGGAAGGTGACCGCAGCCTGCAGAAGAAATATACCCGTTTGCCATTTGGGGCGTATGCTTTCAAAGCTGAGATTTATAATGAGAATGAAGTATTGGCATCGGTAACGCTACCTTTTGAAGTTTTGAGGCCTTGGTATCTATCATATTGGGCTATCACCGGTTATGTTCTGATTGGGGTGTTGCTGTTATTGTTGTTGCAATACGTCGTTTATCAGTCTGTGAAGAAGAAGAAAGACAGGGTGATTGAACAGCAACGCATTGCCCATCAAGCTGAGATAGAAATACAGGAAAAGAAGATTATTGAATTGGAAAAAGAGCAACTGGAAGCTGATTTACGTTTTAAGAGTAAAGAGCTGTCCGGAGTTGTGATGACCAATATTGCCCATCAGGAGTTTTTGAATTCGTTGAAAGAAGAAATACAACAGCAGAAGTTATCAGGGCAGTATACGCGGAAGAATCTGGATAAGCTCTTAGTATTGATTAATCAAAGTATCGTTTCAGATGAGGAAAACTGGAATATGTTTCAGGCGAATTTTGACCGGATACATGAGAACTTCTTCCGAAACCTGAAACAACAATATCCGGATCTGACAGCAGGTGATTTACGTTTCTGTGCTTTACTCCGCCTGAATATGCCGACAAAGGAGATTGCCAAGCTGCTGAATATATCGGTGAGAGGCGTAGATGCAGCAAGGTATCGCTTGCGTAAGAAATTTAATCTATCTCAGGAAGATAGTCTGACGGATTTTATGATTAATTTTAAATAG
- the bglX gene encoding beta-glucosidase BglX, with the protein MRQLILKVQSFLILLVLVSANMQAQKSPVDMDRFIDDLMKKMTLEEKIGQLNLPVTGEITTGQAKSSNVAKRIRAGEVGGLFNLKGVERIRDVQKQAVEESRLGIPLLFGMDVIHGYETVFPIPLGLSCTWNMTAIEESARIAAIEASADGICWTFSPMVDVSRDPRWGRVSEGNGEDPFLGAEIARAMVRGYQGKDMSSNDEIMACVKHFALYGASEAGRDYNTVDMSHQRMFNEYMLPYQAAVEEGVGSVMASFNEVDGVPATGNKWLMTDVLRKQWNFDGFVVTDYTGITEMTDHGMGDTQTVAALALNAGVDMDMVSDAFTSTLKKSLEEGKVSVKAVDAACRRILEAKYKLGLFDNPYKYCDITRPKKQIFTKEHRAIARKTASESFVLLKNENSVLPLAKKGTIAVVGPLADSRSNMPGTWSVAAVMNKYPSLIEGLKEVVGGKAKILTAKGSNLMSDAEYEERATMFGRTLHRDNRTDKELLDEALAVAAKSDVIVAALGESSEMSGESSCRTDLEMPDTQRVLLQELLKTGKPVVLVLFTGRPLVLNWEQENVPAILNVWFGGSEAALAIGDVLFGNVNPSGKLTTTFPKSVGQIPLFYNHKNTGRPLPQGAWFQKFRSNYLDVDNEPLYPFGYGLSYTTFSYSDITLDKSSMNINGEIMATVTVTNTGKYDGSEVVQLYIRDLIGSVTRPVKELKGFEKIFLKAGESKQVSFKLTADMLKFYNYNLDFVCEPGDFEVMIGGDSRDVNKALFSLQ; encoded by the coding sequence ATGAGACAATTAATCCTTAAGGTACAATCGTTTTTAATTTTATTGGTGCTGGTATCTGCCAATATGCAAGCACAAAAATCTCCTGTCGATATGGATCGCTTTATTGATGATCTGATGAAGAAGATGACTCTGGAAGAGAAAATCGGCCAGTTGAACTTGCCTGTTACGGGTGAAATAACCACCGGACAAGCCAAGAGTAGTAATGTGGCTAAGCGTATCCGTGCCGGTGAAGTGGGCGGACTCTTTAACTTGAAAGGCGTGGAGCGTATTCGTGACGTTCAGAAACAGGCAGTAGAAGAAAGTCGTCTGGGTATTCCTCTTTTATTTGGTATGGATGTAATTCATGGATACGAAACGGTATTTCCTATTCCTCTGGGATTATCCTGTACCTGGAACATGACAGCTATTGAAGAATCTGCACGTATTGCTGCTATCGAAGCCAGTGCTGATGGTATTTGCTGGACATTCAGTCCGATGGTGGATGTTTCCCGTGATCCCCGTTGGGGACGAGTTTCCGAAGGGAATGGTGAAGATCCCTTCTTGGGAGCGGAGATTGCGCGTGCTATGGTACGTGGTTATCAAGGGAAAGATATGAGTAGTAATGATGAAATTATGGCTTGCGTGAAGCACTTTGCGTTATATGGGGCATCAGAAGCCGGACGCGACTATAATACAGTGGATATGAGTCATCAACGTATGTTCAACGAATATATGTTACCTTATCAGGCTGCCGTGGAAGAAGGTGTGGGTAGTGTGATGGCTTCATTCAATGAAGTGGATGGTGTACCGGCTACCGGAAATAAGTGGCTGATGACCGATGTACTTCGTAAGCAGTGGAATTTTGATGGGTTCGTTGTGACGGACTATACCGGTATCACTGAAATGACCGATCATGGTATGGGTGATACACAAACAGTTGCAGCCCTGGCTCTGAATGCAGGTGTCGATATGGATATGGTGAGCGATGCTTTTACAAGCACACTTAAAAAATCTCTGGAAGAAGGAAAAGTTTCAGTAAAGGCTGTTGATGCTGCTTGTCGCCGTATTCTGGAAGCTAAGTATAAGCTGGGGCTTTTTGATAATCCCTATAAATATTGTGATATAACCCGTCCTAAAAAACAAATCTTTACAAAAGAACACCGCGCTATAGCCCGTAAGACAGCTTCGGAAAGCTTTGTTCTCTTGAAGAATGAGAATAGTGTACTCCCTCTGGCAAAGAAAGGTACCATTGCTGTAGTAGGTCCTTTGGCCGATAGCCGTAGCAATATGCCGGGCACGTGGAGTGTGGCCGCTGTGATGAACAAATATCCTTCTTTGATTGAAGGCTTGAAAGAAGTAGTGGGAGGCAAGGCTAAAATTCTTACGGCTAAAGGAAGTAATCTGATGAGTGATGCCGAATACGAAGAACGTGCTACTATGTTTGGCCGTACTCTGCATCGTGACAATCGTACAGATAAGGAACTGCTGGATGAGGCGCTTGCTGTAGCTGCCAAGTCTGACGTGATTGTTGCTGCTTTGGGTGAGTCTTCCGAGATGAGCGGTGAAAGTAGTTGCCGTACAGACCTCGAAATGCCGGATACGCAACGTGTACTTTTGCAGGAATTGTTGAAAACCGGCAAACCGGTGGTATTGGTGTTGTTTACCGGTCGTCCGTTAGTATTGAATTGGGAGCAGGAAAATGTACCTGCTATTCTGAATGTGTGGTTTGGTGGTAGTGAAGCTGCTCTTGCCATTGGTGATGTACTGTTTGGAAATGTAAATCCGAGTGGCAAACTTACTACTACTTTTCCGAAGAGTGTAGGACAGATTCCTTTGTTCTATAACCATAAGAATACTGGTCGTCCTTTGCCTCAAGGGGCCTGGTTCCAGAAGTTCCGTAGCAATTATCTGGATGTAGATAACGAACCGCTTTATCCGTTTGGATATGGCTTGAGCTATACTACTTTCTCTTATAGTGATATTACATTGGATAAATCGTCCATGAATATCAATGGAGAGATTATGGCAACTGTAACGGTAACCAATACAGGTAAGTATGACGGTTCGGAAGTAGTGCAGCTATATATCCGCGATCTTATAGGCAGTGTAACACGTCCGGTGAAAGAACTGAAAGGCTTTGAAAAAATCTTCTTGAAAGCCGGTGAATCCAAACAAGTGTCTTTCAAGTTAACAGCTGATATGTTGAAGTTCTACAATTACAATCTGGATTTTGTGTGCGAACCGGGTGACTTTGAAGTAATGATAGGTGGTGATAGCCGTGATGTGAATAAGGCCTTATTTTCGCTTCAATAA
- a CDS encoding inositol monophosphatase family protein, whose amino-acid sequence MDLASLTAEVCRIAMDAGSFLKEERKTFRSESVEKKHAHDYVSYVDKESEKQIVAELSALLPEAGFITEEGSAVYQDEPYCWVVDPLDGTTNYIHDNAPYCVCIALRSREELLLGVVYDPCRDECFYGWKDGGAYVDGQRIQVSNVQQMEDAFLVVELPYNSCQYARTGEHLIHNLYGKVGGIRMTGSAALAICYVAAGRFDAWAEAFIGKWDYSAAALLVLEAGGRVTDFYGNESFIEGHHIIATNGHLHSTLQQLIQEVPPLGM is encoded by the coding sequence ATGGATTTAGCATCACTTACTGCGGAAGTCTGCCGCATTGCTATGGATGCAGGAAGTTTTTTGAAAGAAGAAAGAAAAACATTCCGTAGCGAGAGCGTGGAAAAGAAACATGCGCATGACTACGTGTCCTACGTAGATAAAGAATCGGAGAAGCAGATTGTTGCCGAGCTCTCCGCATTGTTGCCGGAAGCCGGTTTTATTACGGAAGAAGGTTCGGCTGTGTATCAGGATGAACCCTATTGCTGGGTTGTGGACCCGCTGGACGGGACTACGAATTATATCCATGACAATGCACCTTACTGTGTATGTATAGCCCTTCGCTCTAGGGAGGAACTTTTGTTGGGTGTGGTGTACGATCCTTGCCGGGATGAGTGTTTCTATGGTTGGAAAGACGGTGGCGCTTACGTAGATGGTCAGCGGATACAGGTTTCCAATGTACAACAGATGGAAGATGCCTTTCTGGTAGTTGAACTGCCTTATAACTCGTGTCAATATGCCCGCACGGGAGAACACTTGATACATAACCTGTATGGTAAAGTAGGTGGCATTCGTATGACCGGTTCTGCTGCCTTAGCGATATGTTATGTAGCTGCCGGACGTTTTGATGCCTGGGCGGAAGCGTTTATTGGTAAATGGGATTATTCGGCGGCCGCATTGCTTGTATTGGAGGCAGGTGGTCGGGTGACCGACTTCTATGGAAATGAAAGTTTTATAGAAGGGCATCATATTATTGCTACGAACGGACATCTGCATTCTACGTTGCAACAACTGATACAAGAAGTCCCTCCATTGGGGATGTAA
- a CDS encoding NUDIX hydrolase → MEHPLSQFKYCPKCGSIHFEINNEKSKRCADCGFVYYFNPSAATVALIMNEQNELLVCRRAKDPAKGTLDLPGGFIDMAETGEEGVRREVKEETGMEVNKAEYLFSLPNIYVYSGFPVHTLDLFFRCTVADTLHYKAMDDAADLFFIPLKEIRTEDFGLGSIRKGLGIFLKEMSE, encoded by the coding sequence ATGGAACACCCTCTTTCCCAATTCAAATACTGCCCCAAGTGTGGCTCCATACACTTTGAAATCAACAACGAAAAATCAAAACGCTGTGCCGACTGCGGATTTGTATATTACTTCAACCCCTCCGCCGCCACCGTAGCCTTGATTATGAACGAACAGAATGAATTGCTGGTATGCCGCCGCGCCAAAGACCCGGCTAAAGGGACACTCGATTTGCCCGGTGGTTTCATCGACATGGCCGAAACCGGAGAAGAAGGAGTGCGCCGTGAAGTGAAAGAAGAAACAGGCATGGAAGTGAATAAGGCGGAATATCTTTTTTCCTTACCTAACATATATGTGTATTCCGGTTTCCCTGTCCACACGCTGGATCTGTTTTTCCGTTGCACGGTAGCTGATACGCTGCATTACAAAGCAATGGATGACGCCGCAGACCTGTTTTTTATCCCATTGAAAGAGATACGCACAGAAGATTTCGGACTGGGGTCTATCCGGAAAGGATTAGGGATATTCCTGAAAGAAATGAGCGAATAA